The stretch of DNA CCAATTTTTTAAACGTTATTAGTTACAGACTCTTTGGTACGCttatacatgtatttagtgttgtTACCATTGTTCTAAATGGTCAGAAAAATGATATTGTAAAATAACAGCACCTGTTTGGCCCACACAGGCCTAATATGCAAGCAGCGCTTGCGCCATAGATTATTTTTCTTGATCTCttgatctccagtattttccacaactagtcACATTTACTCCACACGTCCGTCTTCTCCTTTACCTTCTGCACAAACAGTAAACATTCCCCCGTTTCGAGTTTGTCACGTCCTCTCCAACCATTTTGCTGTCACGTGTTGCGGCGTTTAGAGTTTGTTATtaccaatttattgatgtgattatgatgTGCAATAGGTCAGGACCTATTGGTCACGTGCATGCGAAGCATAGATAtgtcacgtaaagagagcaagggttgagaGAATGTTTATCCTAAACAACTGAGGGATTTCGGGGAACATAACTTTTCAGTCAGAAGTGACAAATTATGCTGCAGCTTCAGCAACACAGACAGCGCTATACACACagttgatgttctgtggtggtcacTGCAGCAGGGAGACACACAACGGGTGCTAGTCACtcactgtctctagtcatttgtgtgtcttaattatttcatcATACAGTTTGCTTAAAACATCAGACAAATtcagtgcatatagttgatttaATTAAAATACATAGGTTTTGtcaatatatggaaaaatacatgttttaaaaccggtcgaaagaacagacgactcttggtcgacaaatgttgttttttgggggggaaagccCTAGTTCACTCCCACATTTGACTCGTTGTTGTTCCAGGCGTATATGAGCAATTAGCCCGGGGACAAGGTTGTAGGCTTATAGGCCTCCTATATACCAACTTCGGTgcaagagatggagaaagggtcAGGGCAGCAGTCTTACCTTCTTCTTTTTCTTGTCTTTCTTTTTCTTCTTGCGGTCAGGGTCATCATcccttttcttcttcttcttcttggggtCAGAGTCTGAGGGCGTCTCTGTGAAGACAGAAGGGTTTAAAAGGCTGAAgggatggttgtgtgtgtgtgtgtgtgtgtgtgtgtgtgtgtgtgtgtgtgtgtgtgtgtgtgtgtgtgtgtgtgtgtgtgtgtgtgtgtgtgtgcatgtgttaccTTGCGGTATGGGATCCTGTGGTCGGTTGTGTTTGTGCTTATGCTTGCTCTTCTTCTTTGGAGGCTGGATGTGCATCAGTCGATACTGCTCCGGTAgctggaacacaaacacacagagtagATAACGTCTTAACATCGTCGTTAACAGTACAGAAATGATACGGAGGCCTAGCGTTGGATGAATAAAGTACCCTAAAAATTGGAGTATTGTGGTCaaaggaaggtgtgtgtgtgtgtgtgtgtgtgtgtgtgtgtctctctctctctctaccggtcCGGTGTGCAGTCTGAAGCCGGTGAGGCTGGCTCCGGTCAGAGGGCTGAAGGAGTTGCCACACACTGGAGGCTTCTCTATCAGAGAGCGTAACGAACTGCCATCCTGGGTACCAGGCCAGTCTATCATACCTACAGACACAGGAAAGAGGGAAAACAGACAATTTATTActcagagaaaggggagagatgggggaagagGCAAGTGAGGTGGGATACTCAGCGGGATGGGTCCACAGAAATCACTTAGACAGACATAGTAAAGGTGATGAATGGTAGTTCACCTGGTAACTCTGGCAGGAAGTTGCTGAGCTTCTCCTTGACTTTCTTGCCACAGAACTTGTTGTAAGCGTGTTCCAGGTTGTAATGGGTGATGAGGTTGGTATTGCCCGTAAGCTCATTGCCCACTGTGAGGCAAAATTTTAAAATACACTGTCAATGCAGTAACAAGATCCAGAGTTTGCCCACACGGATGTCAATGTCCAATACTACTAGGGTCCAGACCCCAGAGGGAGTAACTTGTGATGGCTAATGTAGGAAGTGCACTTCGAAATTGATATAGCAatataacacacacaaaacagattAACGTTCTACTAGTCGCTGGGCTCTTGGCCAATAACCAGCTAGCTCAGAAAGGCTAACGTTAGTTAATGTTATAATTAGAAAATAACCTAAGGGGCTAGCTAAAAATTACTTAAAATCCTCCACTCGGGTACGAATAAACATATTACGTAGTGCCCACACTGAAATGTTAACTGTACCTGGTAGTTCTCGCAGTAAATAAAAAGGTTCGTTCATGGCTCCCGGCTTCCGTAGAGCAGGCCCCTCATCCCCGAGCTGAGGTGGCATCTGGGCCGCCATCGGGACTTGGTTAGGCGGCAGAGGGGGTGGTGGATTTCCCGGTCCAAATCCCAGAGACGATGATCGGGCAGGACCCTGAGCATCATTTTGCCCATACAGAGTTGAAAACATTTCCGTCATATCTATTGCGAGTGATACATTTAAATAACTAATAAATCGATGTATTCCTAAAGCGATACGGTTAGTTTTGTACACATGTGACTACAGACGATAATCTGACAACAACCGCTTAATTAGTCTCTACTCCTTTGTGGTATAGTTGCATACTGTCATTGCATATTTTCCATTGGAGAAGTACCGTAATACCAGGAATATATTGTCCGACCAAATTTGTACTGACGATGGCCGAACTCCCCACTACAAAAGTGTGCGTTTCTAACGTTCATCAAGTGATGAACTTTATTAAGCACCTTTATTAATTTTGTGGGGGAGTTTATTTAATGACAAAAACAGAGCACAAACCACATAATAAAACAGAACTGGTATACTAAGTACAAAAATGTAACATGTTAAGGTTCAAATTGTTcaaagcctagtggttagagtagaagacacatttcagttgaaggcattcagttgtacaactaactaggtatccccctttccaatcTGTTTTAGTACAGGGCTTTACTCAGGGTCATCAAAGGTCGCAGGTgggcagagggagaaagagagcgtcTGGAACTCACTAACAGATGCAGGAATTGACAAAAACAATCAGTGAAActacagtaggcctaggctagTCTCTCTGGACGCAGACGAATGAAAATATTTGTGCTTTACAATCACCATTGTATAGCAGGGGCAGCCTAGACAGCCTAATCTTCATAACATATGTTCTTTCTTGACAGCTAAACCAAAGCAAAAGCGTACACCAACTAATTTATTCCATTCCATTTACAACTCATTGGAtctgggcggcgcacaattggcccagcgtcgtccgggttaggccgtcattgtaaatgatttgcctagttaaataaaggttaaacaaagtGTGGGCTCCAATGCATCATGGTTCTCTCTCACTCGTGTAATGGAGTGAAATCATACTGGATAAACTCACCCCACAGCTTGAAATGACACCAATGAACTGGATCCTTTTCAGGGGCCCAACTGTTTTGCATGCTGTCAATCGTGCGGTCAAATGTGTTGGCGAGGCGTAGGACCCAGGTTCAAGCCCAGTCAGAGGCAAGTTGAGGGAGGAAGTGAAGCTGCCAAGCTAGCACAGTGACGCCGGTTACACTCACCTTCCACAGCTGTTGCAATGCGCTGTTCGGTCTGGGTGATTCCTTCCCTGCCTGCTTGCACCCTCTGAGCCAGCACAGCGTTCTCCTGCTAAATATTCTTCAGCTCCCTCCGCAGGTACGCCTCCTGCTTCCAGTAGTAAGGCATCACAAAACTACACAGGTCCTGCTCAGGCACTCCACTGGGAAGCCTGAGGGGACACGAGGTGGAGTAGGTGCCCCtggacactgatctaaggtccgATTTTTCAAGGTGAACACACATACAGGGCAATCCAAGATGGAGGAAGACACTAGGTACGGCAGCATACAGACACAAACAATGAGGCCAACGTCTTCTTTGGTGGCAGACAGTGACTAACCATGCTGTGTCTTGGCTGTTCTTAGCAGCTTCTTCTAGCTTGTTCAGCTGATCCAGTTTGCACTGTAGCTCCCCCTCATCGATCAGTTGTTGATGTCATCCTGTATAGGTGCCACACACGCACGTGTCAAAGGTCTAACAAAAGCCTACTTAAGCCAAAGGAATGGTGCCCAACCTGTAAAGTCctctgtaaatattttcttaactgcttATGGGTGTTCTCTGCCACCTGCGGGTTCTTCTTATAGAACGGATTGAACGTGTGGCCAAATCTGTGAAAACTGACGACACATTCAGACAgatttaacgttagctagtttccCAAGGATGCAAAAAAAATTCAGCTCAACGTGATGTATGGCCAAATGTATTATTCATACAATATGTACCTGGCATCGGATATAAACTTCTCTAGGGTCTTCTCCGTGACTTTGCTGAACAACAGTTGCCTGTTCCTCTGGGGTTCGGGTCCGTCTGACAGGTGAGAATAATTTCCACGACTGAGACGAAACACCTCCTGTTGCATTACTAGACTGATCCTGTACGTTATCTCGTGTACTTTTAGCAACTGTGTGTGTTGTTTCACCAATTTACTCGATTTTTTAAAACGTGTTTTGTGTTTTAGAGTACCCGCTAGAAACGACCGTCTACGGAACGACAACAGGTACAAAAAAGGTTTTTGCTTTTCTGTCAATGTCCGCATGCGCAGTCAAGTGTCATATGTCGCGCTCATTCACGTTGAGCAATCTTTGGTTGAACTCTTGCTGCTTCAGCTGtcaccactgaggtataataagaaCGGCTGTCACTGTGCTCAAccccctttctttctcttctcttctctcatgCTGAGGGAACATGGGGTTGATCACCGGAGTTATTGCTTTCTTTTACCACTTACCTCAAATATACAAATGGCTTTTCAAGCCTTATTACATCTTGTCTATATTGATGTCCTCCGCATTCCTCATACTTCGCAAGTGTCCGGGACTTTGCGAAAACCTCAACACAGAACGGGAGGACGGGAACCCATGCGACTTTGACTGGGTCAGTATCGGGGTAGAGTTGCTCTTGCGCTAAATCTTGTGGGGTTTATTGTTACCGTAAATGGTGCAATACTTGTATGTAATATCATGGGGCCTATGTCTTACAGAGAGAAGTGGAGATTCTAATGTTTCTCAGTGCGATTGTCATGATGAAGAACAGAAGAGCCAGTAGGTGCCGAAtgaaacacaaatacacacacaggttTGGCCATGTAGCAGGGGTGAGCCCACTGTTGTCACTGAACATCTCTCATAGGTTTACAGTATAAACAGTTAACATCAGAACAAACACATACACTGTTATTTCCATTTTCCCAACAAACCCGGTCCCTCATCTTGTAAACCATCTCCTGAGAATACACAACTCCCAAGGTTCATCTGCTTGTTCATTGGCTCTTGACAATGTGTTTGCTTTGTAAACATGAGAATACAgttgtgtgagggggggggggcactgcttATTTTGTTAACTTCTCctaccccccccccttcccccctttTCTATCCTTGAGTCTTATTATTGCTCTCTGTActatctccctccccctgtcaCTCTATTCATCCCCCCagtctctcttacccctctctttctctactcgtccccc from Salvelinus fontinalis isolate EN_2023a chromosome 29, ASM2944872v1, whole genome shotgun sequence encodes:
- the LOC129827876 gene encoding mediator of RNA polymerase II transcription subunit 19-A-like isoform X3 encodes the protein MAAQMPPQLGDEGPALRKPGAMNEPFYLLRELPVGNELTGNTNLITHYNLEHAYNKFCGKKVKEKLSNFLPELPGMIDWPGTQDGSSLRSLIEKPPVCGNSFSPLTGASLTGFRLHTGPLPEQYRLMHIQPPKKKSKHKHKHNRPQDPIPQETPSDSDPKKKKKKRDDDPDRKKKKKDKKKKKVRAGTGVLPGQKSNYPEPRRKLQPRRTL
- the LOC129827876 gene encoding mediator of RNA polymerase II transcription subunit 19-A-like isoform X1; translated protein: MTEMFSTLYGQNDAQGPARSSSLGFGPGNPPPPLPPNQVPMAAQMPPQLGDEGPALRKPGAMNEPFYLLRELPVGNELTGNTNLITHYNLEHAYNKFCGKKVKEKLSNFLPELPGMIDWPGTQDGSSLRSLIEKPPVCGNSFSPLTGASLTGFRLHTGPLPEQYRLMHIQPPKKKSKHKHKHNRPQDPIPQETPSDSDPKKKKKKRDDDPDRKKKKKDKKKKKVRAGTGVLPGQKSNYPEPRRKLQPRRTL
- the LOC129827876 gene encoding mediator of RNA polymerase II transcription subunit 19-A-like isoform X2, coding for MTEMFSTLYGQNDAQGPARSSSLGFGPGNPPPPLPPNQVPMAAQMPPQLGDEGPALRKPGAMNEPFYLLRELPVGNELTGNTNLITHYNLEHAYNKFCGKKVKEKLSNFLPELPGMIDWPGTQDGSSLRSLIEKPPVCGNSFSPLTGASLTGFRLHTGPLPEQYRLMHIQPPKKKSKHKHKHNRPQDPIPQETPSDSDPKKKKKKRDDDPDRKKKKKDKKKKKNRHSPDHPGLAGSQPNSLR